One genomic segment of Hordeum vulgare subsp. vulgare chromosome 2H, MorexV3_pseudomolecules_assembly, whole genome shotgun sequence includes these proteins:
- the LOC123427035 gene encoding mitochondrial inner membrane protease ATP23-like: MAAAAGDGGSIPRKTTGAETPSASDPPVPRNIMPHEECVAGVRSALKDPMVRFLRERMEKAGCTVWPMLIRAATCASAGGYASREGIEVCCNHMEYPDQITQTVIHELIHAYDDCVGKNIDWTNCAHHACSEIRANHLSGNCHYKRELMKGFLKIRGHEPECVKRRSLESVKNNPHCSEAAAKDAIEAVWNICYNDTRPFDRAP, from the exons ATGGCGGCCGCCGCGGGTGACGGCGGCAGCATCCCGCGGAAGACCACCGGAGCGGAGACACCTTCCGCCTCTGACCCGCCCGTACCCCGGAATATCATGCCGCACGAGGAGTGCGTCGCCGGCGTCCGCTCGGCTCTCAAAG ATCCGATGGTGCGGTTCCTGAGGGAGCGGATGGAGAAAGCCGGGTGCACCGTGTGGCCGATGCTGATCCGGGCGGCCACCTGCGCCTCTGCCGGGGGCTACGCAAGCCGCGAGGGG ATAGAAGTTTGCTGTAATCACATGGAATATCCAGATCAGATAACTCAGACTGTAATTCATGAGTTAATACATGCTTATGATGACTGTGTTGGCAAGAACATTGACTGGACGAACTGCGCTCACCATGCTTGCTCTGAG ATTCGAGCTAATCATCTTAGTGGCAATTGCCATTACAAACGTGAACTGATGAAAGGCTTCCTGAAGATAAGGGGGCATGAGCCA GAATGTGTTAAAAGACGTTCGCTGGAGTCTGTCAAGAACAACCCTCACTGTTCAGAGGCAGCTGCAAAAGATGCGATTGAGGCTGTATGGAATATATGCTACAACGACACACGCCCGTTTGACAGGGCTCCATGA
- the LOC123430437 gene encoding uncharacterized protein LOC123430437, which yields MRLLAGIVRLVAVVFMVVVGSSLHQAVGVGAIRLHDRRTHGEQWAEERMQMRSYMTMDYSRVKRRTPKHN from the exons ATGAGGTTACTAGCTGGGATCGTGAGGCTTGTTGCTGTGGTGTTCATGGTGGTCGTCGGCTCATCGCTTCACCAGGCGGTAGGAGTTG GTGCTATCAGGCTGCACGACAGGAGGACGCACGGGGAGCAGTGGGCGGAGGAGAGGATGCAGATGAGGTCCTACATGACCATGGACTACTCCCGCGTCAAGCGGCGCACGCCCAAGCACAACTGA